One part of the Onychomys torridus chromosome 13, mOncTor1.1, whole genome shotgun sequence genome encodes these proteins:
- the Ik gene encoding protein Red — MPERDSEPFSNPLAPDGHDVDDPHSFHQSKLTNEDFRKLLMTPRAAPTSAPPSKSRHHEMPREYNEDEDPAARRRKKKSYYAKLRQQEIERERELAEKYRDRAKERRDGVNKDYEETELISTTANYRAVGPTAEADKSAAEKRRQLIQESKFLGGDMEHTHLVKGLDFALLQKVRAEIASKEKEEEELMEKPQKETKKDEDPENKIEFKTRLGRNVYRMLFKSKSYERNELFLPGRMAYVVDLDDEYADTDIPTTLIRSKADCPTMEAQTTLTTNDIVISKLTQILSYLRQGTRNKKLKKKDKGKLEEKKPPEADMNIFEDIGDYVPSTTKTPRDKERERYRDRERDRERDRDRERERDRERERDREREREEEKKRHSYFEKPKVDDEPVDADKGPGSAKELIKSINEKFAGSAGWEGTESLKKPEDKKQLGDFFGMSNSYAECYPATMDDMAVDSDEEVDYSKMDQGNKKGPLGRWDFDTQEEYSEYMNNKEALPKAAFQYGIKMSEGRKTRRFKETNDKAELDRQWKKISAIIEKRKKMEADGVEVKRPKY; from the exons ATGCCGGAACGAGATA gtGAGCCCTTCTCTAACCCTTTGGCCCCAGATGGCCACGATGTGGACGATCCTCATTCCTTCCACCA ATCAAAACTTACCAATGAAGATTTCAGGAAACTTCTCATGACCCCAAGGGCTGCACCTACTTCTGCACCACCTTCAAAATCACGTCACCATGA GATGCCAAGAGAGTACAATGAGGATGAAGACCCAGCTGCacgaaggaggaaaaagaaaag TTATTATGCCAAGCTACGCCAAcaagaaattgagagagagagagagcttgcagAGAAATACCGGGACCGTGCCAAGGAACGGAGAGATGGTGTGAACAAAGATTATGAAGAAACTGAGCTGATTAGTACCACAGCCAACTATCGGGCAGTGGGCCCCACTGCTGAGGC ggacaaatcagctgcagagaagagaagacagtTGATTCAGGAGTCCAAATTCTTGGGTGGTGATATGGAACACACCCATTTGGTGAAAGGCTTGGATTTTGCTTTGCTTCAGAAG GTACGCGCTGAGATTGCCagcaaagagaaggaggaagaggaactcATGGAAAAGCCCCAAAAGGAAACCAA gAAAGATGAGgatcctgaaaacaaaattgaatttaaaacacGACTTG GCCGAAATGTGTATCGAATGCTTTTCAAAAGTAAATCCTATGAGCGCAACGAGCTGTTCTTACCAGGCCGGATGGCCTATGTGGTAGACCTGGATGATGAGTATGCAGACACGGATATCCCCACCACTCTTATCCGCAGCAAGGCTGATTGCCCCACCATGGAG GCCCAGACTACACTGACTACAAATGACATTGTTATCAGCAAGCTCACCCAGATTCTGTCATACCTGAGGCAGGGTACCCGAAACAAGAAGCTCAAGAAGAAGGATAAAG GaaaactggaagaaaagaaaccGCCTGAGGCAGACATGAA CATTTTTGAAGACATTGGGGATTATGTTCCCTCCACAACCAAAACACCTCGAGACAAGGAGCGGGAGAGATACCGGGACCGGGAGCGTGATCGGGAACGGGACAGAGACCGGGAGCGAGAGCGGGACCGGGAACGGGAGCGAGACCGGGAGCGGGAgcgggaggaagaaaagaaaaggcacagcTACTTTGAGAAGCCGAAAGTGGATGATGAG CCGGTGGATGCTGACAAAG GACCTGGATCTGCCAAAGAGTTGATCAAGTCCATCAATGAAAAATTTGCTGGGTCTGCTGGTTGGGAAGGCACTGAATC GTTGAAGAAGCCTGAAGACAAGAAGCAGCTGGGTGATTTCTTTGGCATGTCCAATAGTTATGCAGAATGCTATCCAGCCAC gaTGGATGACATGGCTGTAGATAGTGATGAGGAGGTAGATTATAGCAAAATGGACCAG GGTAACAAGAAGGGTCCCTTAGGCCGCTGGGATTTTGATACTCAGGAGGAATATAGCGAGTATATGAACAACAAGGAGGCTTTGCCCAA GGCTGCATTCCAGTATGGTATCAAGATGTCTGAAGGACGGAAAACCAGACGCTTCAAAGAAACCAATGATAAGGCAGAGCTTGATCGCCAGTGGAAGAAAATAAGTGCG ATcattgagaagaggaagaagatggaagcAGATGG GGTTGAAGTGAAAAGACCAAAGTACTAA
- the Dnd1 gene encoding dead end protein homolog 1 isoform X1, whose amino-acid sequence MSQARWCWACDAPFQPTFFLQQWCERVNPENKAALEAWVRETGIRLVQVNGQRKYGGPPPGWVGSPPPSGSEVFIGRLPQDVYEHQLIPLFQRVGRLYEFRLMMTFSGLNRGFAYARYSSRRGAQAAIATLHNHQLRPSCQLLVCRSTEKCELTVDGLPPGLNRRTLLLALQPLGPCLQETLLLPSPGSAPSQIALLKFSTHRAAAMAKKALVEGQSRLCGEQVAVEWLKPDLKQHFRQQLAGPSLRFLRPEGSQLAQSRDRLGCQGARAALQLLCQRMKLGSPVFLTKCLGTGPAGWHRFWYQVVIPGHPVPFSGLIWVVLASEWQDGHEVAKDAVSVQLLETLSESRTSLWSPGADAGIMVRQ is encoded by the exons ATGTCCCAGGCGAGGTGGTGCTGGGCCTGTGATGCGCCATTCCAACCTACCTTTTTCCTCCAGCAATGGTGTGAACGGGTGAACCCAGAGAACAAGGCAGCCCTGGAGGCGTGGGTAAGGGAGACTGGCATCCGCCTGGTCCAGGTCAACGGGCAAAGGAAGTATGGCGGGCCACCCCCAG GCTGGGTGGGCAGCCCGCCACCTTCAGGCTCCGAGGTGTTTATCGGACGGCTACCCCAGGACGTGTATGAGCACCAGCTGATCCCACTCTTCCAGCGCGTGGGGCGCCTCTACGAGTTCCGCCTGATGATGACCTTCAGTGGCTTGAACCGCGGCTTTGCCTACGCGCGCTACAGCTCGCGGCGCGGTGCCCAGGCCGCCATAGCCACCCTGCACAACCACCAGCTGCGCCCCTCTTGCCAGCTTCTGGTGTGCCGAAGCACCGAGAAGTGCGAGCTGACAGTGGACGGGCTGCCTCCGGGCTTGAACCGCCGCACCCTACTGCTCGCCCTGCAACCGCTGGGTCCCTGCCTGCAGGAGACATTGCTGCTACCCAGCCCCGGGTCGGCGCCCTCTCAGATTGCGCTGCTCAAGTTCAGCACACACCGAGCCGCTGCCATGGCCAAAAAAGCCCTGGTAGAAG GGCAGTCCCGCCTCTGTGGAGAGCAGGTGGCTGTGGAGTGGCTCAAGCCTGACCTGAAGCAGCATTTCCGCCAGCAGCTTGCAGGTCCCTCACTGCGCTTCCTCCGGCCAGAAGGCAGCCAGCTAGCCCAGAGCAGGGATAGGCTAGGGTGCCAAGGGGCTCGGGCTGCTCTGCAGCTGCTTTGTCAGCGGATGAAGCTGGGCAGCCCAGTGTTCCTTACCAAGTGTTTAGGCACAGGGCCTGCTGGCTGGCATCGCTTTTGGTACCAGGTCGTGATCCCTGGACACCCGGTGCCTTTCAGTGGCCTCATTTGGGTTGTGCTGGCCTCTGAATGGCAGGATGGGCATGAGGTGGCCAAGGATGCTGTGTCTGTACAGTTGCTGGAAACACTGAGTGAGTCTAGAACCAGCTTGTGGTCTCCTGGGGCTGACGCAGGTATTATGGTTAGGCAGtga
- the Wdr55 gene encoding WD repeat-containing protein 55 — MDRTCEGSPAENSSNEEEDLDSTEAAPRVRDTPEDIVLEAPASGLAFHPTRDLLAAGDVDGDVFVFSYSCQEGETKELWSSGHHLKSCRAVAFSEDGQKLVTVSKDKAIHVLDVEQGQLERRISKAHSAPINSLLLVDENVLVTGDDTGGIRLWDQRKEGPLMDMRQHEEYIADMALDPAKKLLLTASGDGCLGVFNIKRRRLELLSEPQSGDLTSVTLMKYGKKVACGSSEGTIYLFNWNGFGATSDRFALRAESIDCMVPVTENLLCTGSTDGIIRAVNILPNRVVGTVGQHAGEPVEALALSHCGQFLASSGHDQRLKFWNMTQLRTVVVDDYRRRKKKGGPLRALSSKAWSTDDFFAGLREDGEGAKAPEEVAKDSDDDSD; from the exons ATGGATCGCACGTGCGAGGGGAGTCCCGCAGAGAATTCAAGCAATGAAGAGGAAGACCTTGACTCCACGGAGGCAGCACCCAGGGTCCGTGATACCCCAGAAGACATCGTGCTGGAAGCGCCAGCCAGTGGCCTGGCGTTCCATCCCACTCGAGACCTGCTGGCAGCAGGGGACGTAGACGGGGACGTGTTCGT cTTTTCATACTCTTGTCAGGAGGGAGAAACCAAGGAACTCTGGTCCTCGGGACACCACCTCAAGTCCTGCAGAGCCGTTGCCTTCTCAGAGGATGGGCAGA AACTTGTTACTGTCTCTAAGGACAAAGCAATCCATGTATTAGATGTCGAACAGGGACAGTTGGAAAGACGCATTTCCAAGGCTCACAG tGCTCCCATTAACAGTCTGCTGCTTGTGGATGAGAATGTTCTAGTCACTGGGGATGACACAGGGGGCATCCGGCTCTGGGACCAGCGAAAAGAGGGCCCTTTAATGGATATGCGGCAGCACGAGGAGTACATCGCTgacatggctctagacccagcCAAAAAGCTGCTGCTGACAGCCAG TGGGGATGGCTGCCTTGGTGTCTTCAACATCAAGAGACGCCGTTTGGAGTTACTCTCAGAGCCTCAGTCTGGCGATCTGACCTCTGTCACCCTCATGAAA TATGGGAAGAAGGTGGCCTGTGGATCTAGTGAAGGTACCATCTACCTCTTCAACTGGAATGGTTTTGGGGCGACAAGTGACCGCTTTGCCCTGAGAGCAGAGTCCATCGACTGCATGGTTCCGGTCACTGAGAATCTGCTGTGCACTGGCTCCACTGATGGGATCATCAG GGCTGTGAACATCCTGCCAAACCGAGTGGTGGGTACCGTGGGCCAGCATGCCGGGGAGCCCGTGGAGGCACTAGCCCTGTCCCACTGCGGCCAGTTCCTGGCCAGTAGTGGCCATGACCAGCGACTCAAATTTTGGAACATGACTCAGCTGCGAACTGTGGTTGTGGATGATTATCGGCGACGCAAGAAAAAGGGAGGGCCGCTCCGCGCCCTGAGCAGCAAGGCCTGGAGCACTGATGACTTCTTTGCAGGGttgagagaggatggagagggtgCCAAGGCTCCAGAGGAGGTAGCTAAGGATAGCGATGATGACAGCGACTGA
- the Ndufa2 gene encoding NADH dehydrogenase [ubiquinone] 1 alpha subcomplex subunit 2 produces MAAAAASRAVGTKLGLREIRIHLCQRSPGSQGVRDFIQRRYVELKKAHPSLPILIRECSEVQPKLWARYAFGQEKNVSLNNLSADEVSRALENVLSGKA; encoded by the exons ATGGCGGCCGCCGCAGCTAGCCGGGCCGTCGGTACCAAGCTGGGGCTGCGGGAGATTCGCATCCACTTATGCCAGCGTTCGCCGGGCAGCCAGGGTGTGAG GGATTTCATCCAGCGACGTTATGTGGAGCTGAAGAAGGCGCACCCCAGCCTGCCCATTCTAATCCGGGAATGTTCCGAGGTGCAGCCCAAGCTCTGGGCCCGCTACG CTTTTGGCCAAGAGAAGAATGTGTCTCTGAACAATCTGAGTGCTGATGAGGTATCCAGAGCCCTGGAGAATGTGCTGAGTGGCAAAGCCTGA
- the Dnd1 gene encoding dead end protein homolog 1 isoform X2: MQSKRECEQWCERVNPENKAALEAWVRETGIRLVQVNGQRKYGGPPPGWVGSPPPSGSEVFIGRLPQDVYEHQLIPLFQRVGRLYEFRLMMTFSGLNRGFAYARYSSRRGAQAAIATLHNHQLRPSCQLLVCRSTEKCELTVDGLPPGLNRRTLLLALQPLGPCLQETLLLPSPGSAPSQIALLKFSTHRAAAMAKKALVEGQSRLCGEQVAVEWLKPDLKQHFRQQLAGPSLRFLRPEGSQLAQSRDRLGCQGARAALQLLCQRMKLGSPVFLTKCLGTGPAGWHRFWYQVVIPGHPVPFSGLIWVVLASEWQDGHEVAKDAVSVQLLETLSESRTSLWSPGADAGIMVRQ; the protein is encoded by the exons ATGCAGTCCAAAAGGGAGTGTGAG CAATGGTGTGAACGGGTGAACCCAGAGAACAAGGCAGCCCTGGAGGCGTGGGTAAGGGAGACTGGCATCCGCCTGGTCCAGGTCAACGGGCAAAGGAAGTATGGCGGGCCACCCCCAG GCTGGGTGGGCAGCCCGCCACCTTCAGGCTCCGAGGTGTTTATCGGACGGCTACCCCAGGACGTGTATGAGCACCAGCTGATCCCACTCTTCCAGCGCGTGGGGCGCCTCTACGAGTTCCGCCTGATGATGACCTTCAGTGGCTTGAACCGCGGCTTTGCCTACGCGCGCTACAGCTCGCGGCGCGGTGCCCAGGCCGCCATAGCCACCCTGCACAACCACCAGCTGCGCCCCTCTTGCCAGCTTCTGGTGTGCCGAAGCACCGAGAAGTGCGAGCTGACAGTGGACGGGCTGCCTCCGGGCTTGAACCGCCGCACCCTACTGCTCGCCCTGCAACCGCTGGGTCCCTGCCTGCAGGAGACATTGCTGCTACCCAGCCCCGGGTCGGCGCCCTCTCAGATTGCGCTGCTCAAGTTCAGCACACACCGAGCCGCTGCCATGGCCAAAAAAGCCCTGGTAGAAG GGCAGTCCCGCCTCTGTGGAGAGCAGGTGGCTGTGGAGTGGCTCAAGCCTGACCTGAAGCAGCATTTCCGCCAGCAGCTTGCAGGTCCCTCACTGCGCTTCCTCCGGCCAGAAGGCAGCCAGCTAGCCCAGAGCAGGGATAGGCTAGGGTGCCAAGGGGCTCGGGCTGCTCTGCAGCTGCTTTGTCAGCGGATGAAGCTGGGCAGCCCAGTGTTCCTTACCAAGTGTTTAGGCACAGGGCCTGCTGGCTGGCATCGCTTTTGGTACCAGGTCGTGATCCCTGGACACCCGGTGCCTTTCAGTGGCCTCATTTGGGTTGTGCTGGCCTCTGAATGGCAGGATGGGCATGAGGTGGCCAAGGATGCTGTGTCTGTACAGTTGCTGGAAACACTGAGTGAGTCTAGAACCAGCTTGTGGTCTCCTGGGGCTGACGCAGGTATTATGGTTAGGCAGtga
- the Hars1 gene encoding histidine--tRNA ligase, cytoplasmic isoform X1: protein MADRAALEELVRLQGEHVRGLKQQKASAEQIEEEVSKLLKLKAQLGHDEGRQKFVLKTPKGTRDYSPRQMAVREKVFDVIIRCFKRHGAEVIDTPVFELKETLTGKYGEDSKLIYDLKDQGGELLSLRYDLTVPFARYLAMNKLTNIKRYHIAKVYRRDNPAMTRGRYREFYQCDFDIAGQFDPMIPDAECLKIMCEILSYLQRGNFLVKVNDRRILDGMFAVCGVPDSKFRTICSSVDKLDKVPWEEVKSEMVGEKGLAPEVADRIGVYVQQHGGVSLVEQLFQDPKLSQNKQALEGLGDIKLLFEYLTLFGIDDKISFDLSLARGLDYYTGVIYEAVLLQMPTQAGEEPLGVGSVAAGGRYDGLVGMFDPKGRKVPCVGLSIGVERIFSIVEQRLEALEEKVRTTETQVLVASAQKKLLEERLKLVSELWDAGIKAELLYKKNPKLLNQLQYCEEAGIPLVAIIGEQELKDGVVKLRSVTSREEVDVRREDLVEEIRRRTDHQPLSIC from the exons ATCGAGGAGGAGGTATCGAAACTCCTAAAACTGAAGGCACAGCTGGGTCATGATGAAGGCAGACAGAAATTTGTGCTCAAAACCCCCAAG GGCACAAGAGACTACAGTCCGCGGCAGATGGCAGTTCGGGAAAAGGTGTTTGATGTCATCATCCGCTGCTTCAAACGCCATGGGGCAGAAGTGATTGATACACCTGTGTTTGAACTGAAG GAAACACTGACTGGGAAGTATGGAGAAGACTCAAAGCTTATCTATGACCTGAAAGACCAGGGTGGGGAGCTGCTGTCCCTGCGATATGACCTCACT GTCCCTTTTGCTCGGTATCTGGCAATGAATAAACTGACTAACATTAAACGCTACCATATAGCAAAGGTGTATCGCCGGGACAACCCTGCTATGACCAGAGGCCGTTACCGCGAATTCTATCAGTGT GATTTTGACATTGCTGGCCAGTTCGACCCCATGATTCCTGACGCAGAGTGCCTGAAGATCATGTGTGAGATCCTGAGTTACCTTCAGAGAGGCAACTTCCTGGTCAAG GTAAATGATAGGCGCATCCTAGATGGGATGTTTGCTGTCTGTGGTGTTCCTGATAGCAAGTTCCGTACCATCTGCTCCTCAGTGGACAAACTAGATAAG GTACCCTGGGAGGAAGTGAAGAGTGAGATGGTGGGAGAGAAGGGCCTTGCACCAGAAGTGGCTGATCGCATTGGGGTCTATGTCCAACAGCATG GTGGGGTGTCTCTGGTGGAGCAGTTATTCCAGGATCCTAAACTCTCCCAAAACAAACAGGCCTTGGAGGGCTTGGGAGACATAAAGCTGCTGTTTGAATATCTGACCCTGTTTGGCATTGATGACAAG ATCTCCTTTGACCTGAGCCTTGCTCGAGGCCTAGACTACTATACTGGGGTCATCTATGAAGCAGTGCTGCTACAGATGCCAACCCAGGCTGGGGAGGAGCCCCTGGGTGTGGGCAGTGTAGCTGCTGGAGGGCGCTACGATGGGCTAGTAGGCATGTTTGACCCCAAAGGGCGCAAGGTGCCATGCGTCGGGCTCAGTATTGGAGTAGAGCGGATCTTCTCCATTGTAGAGCAAAGATTAGAG GCTTTAGAGGAAAAGGTCCGGACCACAGAGACACAGGTGCTTGTGGCATCTGCACAGAAGAAGCTGCTGGAGGAGAGACTGAAGCTTGTCTCAGAGTTATGGGATGCTGGGATCAAG GCTGAGCTGCTCTACAAGAAGAACCCGAAGTTACTGAACCAGTTGCAGTACTGTGAGGAAGCAGGCATCCCACTGGTGGCCATCATTGGTGAGCAGGAGCTCAAGGATGGTGTTGTCAAGCTCCGTTCAGTGACTAGCAGAGAAGAG GTGGATGTCCGAAGAGAAGACCTTGTGGAGGAGATCAGAAGAAGAACAGATCATCAGCCCCTCTCCATCTGCTGA
- the Hars1 gene encoding histidine--tRNA ligase, cytoplasmic isoform X2, whose protein sequence is MAVREKVFDVIIRCFKRHGAEVIDTPVFELKETLTGKYGEDSKLIYDLKDQGGELLSLRYDLTVPFARYLAMNKLTNIKRYHIAKVYRRDNPAMTRGRYREFYQCDFDIAGQFDPMIPDAECLKIMCEILSYLQRGNFLVKVNDRRILDGMFAVCGVPDSKFRTICSSVDKLDKVPWEEVKSEMVGEKGLAPEVADRIGVYVQQHGGVSLVEQLFQDPKLSQNKQALEGLGDIKLLFEYLTLFGIDDKISFDLSLARGLDYYTGVIYEAVLLQMPTQAGEEPLGVGSVAAGGRYDGLVGMFDPKGRKVPCVGLSIGVERIFSIVEQRLEALEEKVRTTETQVLVASAQKKLLEERLKLVSELWDAGIKAELLYKKNPKLLNQLQYCEEAGIPLVAIIGEQELKDGVVKLRSVTSREEVDVRREDLVEEIRRRTDHQPLSIC, encoded by the exons ATGGCAGTTCGGGAAAAGGTGTTTGATGTCATCATCCGCTGCTTCAAACGCCATGGGGCAGAAGTGATTGATACACCTGTGTTTGAACTGAAG GAAACACTGACTGGGAAGTATGGAGAAGACTCAAAGCTTATCTATGACCTGAAAGACCAGGGTGGGGAGCTGCTGTCCCTGCGATATGACCTCACT GTCCCTTTTGCTCGGTATCTGGCAATGAATAAACTGACTAACATTAAACGCTACCATATAGCAAAGGTGTATCGCCGGGACAACCCTGCTATGACCAGAGGCCGTTACCGCGAATTCTATCAGTGT GATTTTGACATTGCTGGCCAGTTCGACCCCATGATTCCTGACGCAGAGTGCCTGAAGATCATGTGTGAGATCCTGAGTTACCTTCAGAGAGGCAACTTCCTGGTCAAG GTAAATGATAGGCGCATCCTAGATGGGATGTTTGCTGTCTGTGGTGTTCCTGATAGCAAGTTCCGTACCATCTGCTCCTCAGTGGACAAACTAGATAAG GTACCCTGGGAGGAAGTGAAGAGTGAGATGGTGGGAGAGAAGGGCCTTGCACCAGAAGTGGCTGATCGCATTGGGGTCTATGTCCAACAGCATG GTGGGGTGTCTCTGGTGGAGCAGTTATTCCAGGATCCTAAACTCTCCCAAAACAAACAGGCCTTGGAGGGCTTGGGAGACATAAAGCTGCTGTTTGAATATCTGACCCTGTTTGGCATTGATGACAAG ATCTCCTTTGACCTGAGCCTTGCTCGAGGCCTAGACTACTATACTGGGGTCATCTATGAAGCAGTGCTGCTACAGATGCCAACCCAGGCTGGGGAGGAGCCCCTGGGTGTGGGCAGTGTAGCTGCTGGAGGGCGCTACGATGGGCTAGTAGGCATGTTTGACCCCAAAGGGCGCAAGGTGCCATGCGTCGGGCTCAGTATTGGAGTAGAGCGGATCTTCTCCATTGTAGAGCAAAGATTAGAG GCTTTAGAGGAAAAGGTCCGGACCACAGAGACACAGGTGCTTGTGGCATCTGCACAGAAGAAGCTGCTGGAGGAGAGACTGAAGCTTGTCTCAGAGTTATGGGATGCTGGGATCAAG GCTGAGCTGCTCTACAAGAAGAACCCGAAGTTACTGAACCAGTTGCAGTACTGTGAGGAAGCAGGCATCCCACTGGTGGCCATCATTGGTGAGCAGGAGCTCAAGGATGGTGTTGTCAAGCTCCGTTCAGTGACTAGCAGAGAAGAG GTGGATGTCCGAAGAGAAGACCTTGTGGAGGAGATCAGAAGAAGAACAGATCATCAGCCCCTCTCCATCTGCTGA